In Salmo salar unplaced genomic scaffold, Ssal_v3.1, whole genome shotgun sequence, a single genomic region encodes these proteins:
- the LOC106591974 gene encoding proline-rich extensin-like protein EPR1 isoform X2 → MVPYPLRSRPPHYQSLMVPYALRSRPPHYQSPMVPYSLFPQVKTPTLSVPNGSLSPQVKTPTLSVPNGSLFPQVKTPTLSVPNGSLSPQVKTPTLSVPNGSLFPQVKTPTLSVPNGSLFPIPSGQDPHTISPQWLPIPYSLRSRPPHYQSPMVPYSLRSRPPHYQSLMVPFHLRSRPPHSVPNGSLFPQVKTPTLSVPNGSLSPQVKTPTLSP, encoded by the exons ATGGTTCCCTATCCCCTCAGGTCAAGACCCCCACACTATCAGTCCCTAATGGTTCCCTATGCCCTCAGGTCAAGACCCCCACACTATCAGTccccaatggttccctattccctattccctcaggTCAAGACCCCCACACTATCAGTCCCTAATGGTTCCCTATCACCTCAG GTCAAGACCCCCACACTATCAGTCCctaatggttccctattccctcagGTCAAGACCCCCACACTATCAGTCCCTAATGGTTCCCTTTCACCTCAGGTCAAGACCCCCACACTATCAGTCCctaatggttccctattccctcagGTCAAGACCCCCACACTATCAGTCCCTAATGGTTcactattccctattccctcaggTCAAGACCCCCACACTATCAGTCCCCAATGGTtacctattccctattccctcaggtcaagacccccacactatcagtccccaatggttccctattccctcagGTCAAGACCCCCACACTATCAGTCCCTAATGGTTCCCTTTCACCTCAGGTCAAGACCCCCACACTCAGTCCctaatggttccctattccctcagGTCAAGACCCCCACACTATCAGTCCCTAATGGTTCCCTTTCACCTCAGGTCAAGACCCCCACACTCAGTCCctaa
- the LOC106591974 gene encoding proline-rich extensin-like protein EPR1 isoform X1 — MVPYPLRSRPPHYQSLMVPYYLFPQVKTPTLSVPNGSLSPQVKTPTLLVPNGSLSPQVKTPTLSVPNGSLFPQVKTPTLSVPNGSLFPQVKTPTLSVPNGSLFPQVKTPTLSVPNGSLSPQVKTPTLSVPNGSLFPQVKTPTLSVPNGSLFPIPSGQDPHTISPQWLPIPYSLRSRPPHYQSPMVPYSLRSRPPHYQSLMVPFHLRSRPPHSVPNGSLFPQVKTPTLSVPNGSLSPQVKTPTLSP; from the exons ATGGTTCCCTATCCCCTCAGGTCAAGACCCCCACACTATCAGTCCCTAATGGTTCCCTATTACCTATTCCCTCAGGTCAAGACCCCCACACTATCAGTCCCTAATGGTTCCCTATCCCCTCAGGTCAAGACCCCCACACTATTAGTCCCTAATGGTTCCCTATCACCTCAGGTCAAGACCCCCACACTATCAGTccccaatggttccctattccctcaggtcaagacccccacactatcagtccctaatggttccctattccctcagGTCAAGAC CCCCACACTATCAGTCCctaatggttccctattccctcagGTCAAGACCCCCACACTATCAGTCCCTAATGGTTCCCTTTCACCTCAGGTCAAGACCCCCACACTATCAGTCCctaatggttccctattccctcagGTCAAGACCCCCACACTATCAGTCCCTAATGGTTcactattccctattccctcaggTCAAGACCCCCACACTATCAGTCCCCAATGGTtacctattccctattccctcaggtcaagacccccacactatcagtccccaatggttccctattccctcagGTCAAGACCCCCACACTATCAGTCCCTAATGGTTCCCTTTCACCTCAGGTCAAGACCCCCACACTCAGTCCctaatggttccctattccctcagGTCAAGACCCCCACACTATCAGTCCCTAATGGTTCCCTTTCACCTCAGGTCAAGACCCCCACACTCAGTCCctaa